The genomic interval CATCGATTGAATCTCGACCAAATTTATTCCGACTAAACCCAATTGGAGGATTTTGTTCGTACTTACTACATATATACAACGTgagaaatttcaagaaaaaaacagGCAAATTAGGAGTAACAAACATATACCATCAGTCAATCACGATCGATCATATGATTCATATCATATCGTATATaccatatataataaaagaacATGATAAAATACTATACATTGATATTTGCAGTACTAAACCACAAACTTTATTAGCATCACTCCCTAATAAATCCCTAATTCTAATTCAATGCGCAGATTCGCAGAAGAAGGTACACGACACCAAAGAGCAGGTAGAAGACTGCAAGCGAAACCACCCCGTCTTGGCGTGCGAGCGTATCAGGGAGGAAggccgccgcagtcgccgccgccgcgttgctCGCGCTAACGTCAACGCCAACGGCGAAGCTGGGCGCGGCCGCCATGGCGCGCAGGCTCGTGGCTCCCTGCGACAGCGCCTCCACGTCGTGCGCCGCcagcccgccggcggcggcccgcaTGTACGAATCGATCGCGTCGGCCGCCCTCACCATCGCCTCTGCAGCCtggtcccgcgccgccgcttgttGCATCGCCTGCCGGAACTGCGACGGCGTGGACGCCggctcggccgtcgccgccgcgctatTCTCGCCTGCCATGTCGGCGCTGTTGCCGTgcgcctcgccatcgccggcgtcggGAGCAGTGTCGTGGTCGCTCTCACCGGCGTCAGAGGGCTCCTCCCCGTCAACGCCGCTTGCGTCGCCACCGATCTCCTCTCCGAGCTGCGTGGCATCGAACTCGTCTCCGGTGAGCTGATAGAACTCCTCGCCGTCGATGAGCTCCATGCAGCGGCCACAGACGCACACGTGCTCGCACTCCTCGTCGCAGGAGCTTTCAGTTTCATCGTCGTAGAGCGTGTCGCCATAGAAGAAATCCAGGAACTCATCGCTCAAGCCATGGAAGAAATCCATGACCTCATCGTCCAAGACGCTTTCCTCCTCACCAAAGCTTTCATTGTCAATGCCACCATCGGCGAGAACCTGCAGGTACTCCTCGAAGTCGTCGCCGTTAAGGCTTTCGTAGTCGATGTCATCGTAGCCGCCACCGGCGAACTCCTCgggctcctcctcatcatcactcTGCTCGTCGGAGACGCTCTCCTCCTCATACAAGCTCTCACTGTCAATGTCGTCGTACTTGCCGCCGTCGATCTCCATGTCAGAGTCGGTGTCGATGTCGTCGTAGCTTACAGGGACACCGGTGAACTCCGGCCACTCCTCTTCAGCATAGCTCTGCTCCATGCAGACGCTCTCCTCCTCACCGAAGCTTTCGTTGTCAATGGCGTCGTACTTATTACcaccgtgctcctcctcctcctcctcctcatcgatCTCCTCGTCACAatcgctctcctcctcgtcgtcaatCTCCTCGTCAGAATAGctgtcctcctcgtcgtcgctctcctcctcgtcaGAGCTTCCGGTGTCCACGGATTCATCGTCGAAGATTTCATCGTCCGGGTTCTCCGCGCAGATTATGTCCTCTTCATCAAAGCATTCAGAGCCATCGTCGTCGAggctctcatcatcatcatcatctaggTCCTCCTCGTCATGGGAAGATTCAGTGTCATCGTCACCGAACAGGCCACTAGCGAAACCCATGAGCTCATCATCCAGGTTAATGTCCTCCTCAACAGATTCATCGTCAATCTCCTCATCATCGATCTCCTCCTCGTAATCGCTCTCCTCGTCAGTGCTTTCAGTATCTTCGTCAGAATACTCCAAGTCAGTGGTATCCTCCTCCTCGTAATCGCTCTCCTCGTCCGTGCTTTCTGTATACTCATCGGAATCGATCTCCAAGTCAGAGCTTCCAGTGTCGTCCTCCTCGGGATCgctctcctcctcatcgtcgtcgaaGATTTCGTCATCGGGGTTCTCCTCGCAGATTCCGTCGTCCTCATCAAAACATTCAATGTCACCGTCGGTCTCATCATCCaagtcctcctcgccggagaaggtcgtgtcctcggcggcggcgatgttggAGTCGACGTGGTCATTGTTGCTCTCTGCCACGTCAGATATCTCGGCGTTCTCGTGCTCAcctccggcgatcgccggagaCACCTCGGTAATGTCCTCCTTGTCCTCTTCGGCTGCGTCGAGCACCGGAGCGTGAGAAGAAGCTGCGACGAGCTCGGAAGCTATTCCCGAGAAGGCCTGGCGGTACGAGACGGTCTTAAAGAACCCCGGTGGCGAAGGCGAAGGTTGCAGTGGCACGGCCTCCACGGCGATCGTCGTGtgcggcagcgccgccggcgtGTCGGCGCCGACGGCCGCAGCGGCACGGCCGCGGACCTGCACGACCGCGAAGCCGCTCTCGCTGTCGGAGCCGCCGACGTCGCTGCCGTCGTGGAGCTCCacgctgtcgccgtcgctgtcgctgaGAACGACCCAGTCCTCCATGGCCGGCGCtgcgctctcctcctcctcagcggcggctgctgcgTGCGTGAGCGTGAGTTCTCGGCTGCGGCGCTCGTGCGTAGATCGAAGTATCGAACCGATCGTGGTGAACTCTGGTTGGTGGGGTGGTGATCAGGTTTCGCTGTGAGGTTCAAGGCGGCGAGGAGCGCTGCGTATATAGGGGGTGGATACGAGTGTAGGATTCGAACTCGATCAGCGCTGTGTGCAGATGTCCGTTTCAGTTTCAGAAGAAAGAATCCGAGTTGATAAGGGAATTTCGTCGTTGAGAACACCGCAACAACATGAGCCGTGAGCGTGAGTCGGAGTTGGGATCGTTTTCCTGTGAGGCTGTGACCGTGACTGACATCTCCTTTTCCTTGAGTATTACTCCAGTTTAAGGACTTGTAACTTGTTTGTGTTTTGGGGATATTCGTTTCGTGTTGACCGTGACTGCAAGTTGTGGGAAGCGcaggatttttatttaaaaatataagtttagTTTTCCATCATTAATTTGCCTTTTAAGCTTATGACCGAAGCTAagtttattaaaataaattaccCAAGTAACCTATACCACTATTGCTTCAAGTACAGAAACTGAAGAACTGAGTCTTGGTTAGCAGTTCTGATTGTGTTTGCTTATGATATTACTGTgttaaaaaatacaataaacATTCCAGTTttggagacggcggcgatgccACCGTCTAGCACCTGGCCGGAGGCAACAGGGACGGGCAAGGGCTAGCAGGATTGACCACAGTCATGCATTGGTCTCATGAGGACATGGaacgaagaggaagaagagactATTTGCACTGAGATTCGTACTGGACAAAGAAGCGCGGTCTTTCAGATGAGTAAAGGACTGGAGTCCTGTGCAAAGGCTAGCTTGGGAATACCATGCCCCAATGGTTGTATCATGGTGAGCCCAAAGTTACCTTTAttttctcccctcccctttACTTTTTCTCGGCAATTGTCGGCTAATGGCAGTTAAGATAAGTGCAATGACACGGCAGCATTACTTGCAGGTTAAGCTCTGGTAAAAGCATAGACTTATACACACTCGGTACACATCCATATTGTCGTTTCGAGTTTGAACTAAATCATGCAATTTAACGAGCATCCACAAGACAGAGGCCGAATagataaactttcaactttttcatcacatcaaaattttcttacacacataaactttcaactttttcgtcacatcgttccattgaacgtcacatcgtttcaatttcaatcaaacttcaaATTTTGACGTGAATTAACACAcccaaaaacaaagaaaaaaaaaggtgacaaAGTAGCTATTCATTCTCCCACTGTTAAAAGTATAGATCAACTCAACTGGCAAGTACCTCACCCAAAAACTATTTGAAAAACATATATTGAACTGGGGAAAAGCTCATCTGATGATTAATATACACAATTTATTGCAGCTTGCGAGTTAAATTTCTCAAAATGGAACTTCACATCCACAAACTTACTCTTAGATCGAGTGATTGATCGCCATGCATTGCAGTAAGATTCGCTAAGATGACGATGCCATTGCCACTTCATGGATCAGCCGGCGGCTCGGCCGCGAGAGCGGCGGGCGCGATCAGCGCGAGGGTGTTGATGTGCGCAGCGTGCTCCGCGCCGTCCCATGCCGCGTCGACCTCGTCCGGCACGGcgacctcgcgccgccgccgcgtccgcgcgtCGAACGCCACCAGGCGCCTCCCTgccagcaccaccacctccacctccgcgcccTGGAAACCCAGCAGCCGCACCCCGTCGTCCAGCCGGAGTGGTGCATTCGCCGCGGCGACAACAGCGCGcgagccctcctcctcctccgcgccggaCTCGTCGTGCTGCTGGGACGCCACGATCTCCGTGGACGTCGTCgcccttgccggcggcggcggctgagatGGTTGCAGTATCTCTGCGACGGCGACCCTGGTGGTCACCTCCCAGATTCCGTGCTCGTGCAGCCGGAACACcaccacgtcgccgccgtcgatcaCGGCGCAGTGGAGCATGCCCGCGGCCGATCCGATCTCCCACTGGTCACTGTCGCCGGGGCAGGTCACGAGGTCGACGCGCCCCGTGACAGGGGTGTACCCCACCGCGGTGCCGATGCTCGTCCGCCACCACGCCGTGGCGCCGGCCGCCACGCCCGACGCGGCGACGAGCCCTTCGGCTGGCGACATCGCGTCGGTGACCCACCACGCGCCGGTCCCGGACGTGAACACCTGGAAGCAGTAGGCGCCGGAAGAACCCGGCTCCGACTCGAAGGGGCAGACGAGCGTGAAGTCGCCGCGGAAGTTGTAGGCGCTCGTGTCGAAGAGGACGACGATCGCCGGGCGCGGCCAGGACCGCCACGGCGGGGACGGGACGGCCGTCCACGACGCCGTAGCCGGGTTGCACACGGCGTACGCGTCGTCGGCGGGGGAGAAGCAGCAGGCGACCCCGCGCGACGACGACAGCACGACGAGCTCCGACGAGGCCGGCACGAACGAGAGCGACGGGGACGgcacggcgtcgtcgtcgccgtcgaagGGGAGGAACCCCGCTGATGGGACGAACACCCCGGAGACCCGCCTCGGGGCGGCTGCGTGCGCGACGGCGAAGAGCGGGGACGACATGTGGCTCGCCCACGACGGGTGCACGACGcggaggcgcgccgccgccgccggcgggaggtGCACGAGCGCGTTCTCCCTGACCACGTCGGCGAGCGGCACCCCGACGAATCGCTCGACCGCCGCagcccgctcccgccgccgccgctgccgcgacgCCTCGCGGGACTCTGCTTCGCCGGACATGGCCTCCTCGACCCGCTCGGACGCTGGTGGTCGTGGGGGAAGTGGACGGCTTGACGTGGGAATTGAACGGTGGTTTCGTGGTATCGTtgtcgtcgtggtcgtcgtcgtggtcgagGCGTGTTAGCTATCGATGGGTTCGCGAGTGGGGGCACGGCCGGTGCGCTACTTCGTCGTCCACGCCCGCTTGACTCGTGCGAGAGGTCAATCTCTAAACCTGCACGTACGTACTACGTAAATTCCGGTGTGTTTTAGGTTGATGAAGCGCCGGTTTGCGCGGCCGGCCCGGCACTGAGCCACCCGTGATTTTAGATGTAAACAGCGATAAAATTTGGAAATTCAGGTGATCGATATATACGATACGTGCACCGTCTGGTTTCTTTATTCACGAAATTATCTCATAAGGAAACAGCCGTTCGAGAGTATCTCGCATCGCACACGGCCGCTAGATAAATCCCCGATCTCGTGTAATAATggtataggctgtgtttagatcttgGTGAAAAGATTTGGCGTGCCACATCTGAtttacggacacacatttgaagtattataCGTAgactaacaacaaaacaaattacagatttctcccgtaaaccgcgagatgaatttattaagcttaattaatccatcattagcaaattaATGTTTACTTAGCGCCTCATTGttagatcatggagcaattaggctttaaaaattcgtctcgtaatttacacgcaatctgtataattagttttttttgctatactagaaaaaaaatatccgtgcgttgcaacgggtaaatacTATttcaatcttattattattgttatatgagtTAGTTAGGGTGAATTCACTGTgttaaattcgcttggatatatattttgttagaaaataaTGAGTTGCAACTAAAAGTCTGATTGTTTTAAGTTAGTATGCGAGTTTTtcttaaagagatttcttatagattccttctatatttccaaaaaaagaataaacttaaaaatcgacacaaatacggatttgtatttccaaaagcgaacgaacataaaaaccgattcatacacggatgatgtaccaaaataccggcaactAAAAGTCTGATTGTTTTAAGTTAGTATGCGAGTTTTtcttaaagagatttcttatagattccttctatatttccaaaaaaagaataaacttaaaaatcgacacaaatacggatttgtatttccaaaagcgaacgaacttaaaaaccgattcatacacggatgatgtaccaaaataccggcaaaaacatcttcagttttcaatttttataatagtagagatagagatttaatgcttcatgcatatgtccaagAGAGATGCTCCGGTGCAATATACTTGAATTATTCTGCTTCGAGTAGAATTAATCTTAAGGGAAAAAATTTTGctaggatctaaacaggcccatagATTTCTTTATATTTGTTACCTTCAAACTCTTTTCCTAATAATCACACCTAGTACAAACAGGTAACCTGTCAGCCTGCAGTCGATCAGCAATCGTGTACCACGCTCGATCACACGGATGGCGTCGACGATCCTCCCGGACGATCTCATGCCTGAGATCGCCGTACGCTCAGACATTGTGTCCATAGTTCGTTGCGCCGCCACCTGCAAGTCGCTCCGCGGCCGCATCCTGGAGGAGGAATTCTGCTGCCGGCACAACAACGCCGCGACcagcctcctccgcggcgtctCCTACAGGTTCCGCTGTGATCTTAACACCTTTGTGGGTGTAACACAGGCCGCGTCGTCACCATCGTCCTCGCCTCTCCCCCGCTTCGACGCCGGTATCCTCAACACTTTCGAGCCCATGGTGTCGCGCGACGGCCTCGTCGTCGTACTCGAGGACTACGTCTACGCCGGCCCCGACCGTTTCAACATGTGCGTCTGCAACACCATCACCGGCGACGTCACCTCTCTCCCTGCCATGGATCCTGCCATGAAAGTCAAGAGAAGGTTGATCTACCCGCCGGCGTTGCtcgacgtcggcgacgccggCCGCTCGTTCGAGCTGCTCGTCGCGGACAACGAGCTGCACACACAGACATTCACATTCTCGtccaaggacggcggcggcggatggggcgCCGCCCGTACGATCCGCATGGACGCCGGCCACCGGAAGCCCTCCATCCCGATGCCGTTTCACCACGTTCCCGGCCGTCGTCGGGCGCGCCGTGCACTGGCTCGCCGGCACGGAGCGGTACTGGGAGCTCCAAGCCCACGGCGTGGTCATCTTCTCCCTGCGCGTCGACGCGGCGTGCGCCGCGACGATGGAGCTACCGCCGGGCTCCGCCGACAAGATGCTGGGCTGCAGGAAGGACAGCCATCAGCTCATGCTCGCCGCGTCGCGGGGCGGCACGGCGTTGAGCCTGGTCGTGGCGGAGCGCGAGCTGATCTCGGTGTGGACGTTGGAGGAAG from Oryza glaberrima chromosome 3, OglaRS2, whole genome shotgun sequence carries:
- the LOC127766411 gene encoding uncharacterized protein LOC127766411: MEDWVVLSDSDGDSVELHDGSDVGGSDSESGFAVVQVRGRAAAAVGADTPAALPHTTIAVEAVPLQPSPSPPGFFKTVSYRQAFSGIASELVAASSHAPVLDAAEEDKEDITEVSPAIAGGEHENAEISDVAESNNDHVDSNIAAAEDTTFSGEEDLDDETDGDIECFDEDDGICEENPDDEIFDDDEEESDPEEDDTGSSDLEIDSDEYTESTDEESDYEEEDTTDLEYSDEDTESTDEESDYEEEIDDEEIDDESVEEDINLDDELMGFASGLFGDDDTESSHDEEDLDDDDDESLDDDGSECFDEEDIICAENPDDEIFDDESVDTGSSDEEESDDEEDSYSDEEIDDEEESDCDEEIDEEEEEEEHGGNKYDAIDNESFGEEESVCMEQSYAEEEWPEFTGVPVSYDDIDTDSDMEIDGGKYDDIDSESLYEEESVSDEQSDDEEEPEEFAGGGYDDIDYESLNGDDFEEYLQVLADGGIDNESFGEEESVLDDEVMDFFHGLSDEFLDFFYGDTLYDDETESSCDEECEHVCVCGRCMELIDGEEFYQLTGDEFDATQLGEEIGGDASGVDGEEPSDAGESDHDTAPDAGDGEAHGNSADMAGENSAAATAEPASTPSQFRQAMQQAAARDQAAEAMVRAADAIDSYMRAAAGGLAAHDVEALSQGATSLRAMAAAPSFAVGVDVSASNAAAATAAAFLPDTLARQDGVVSLAVFYLLFGVVYLLLRICALN
- the LOC127765869 gene encoding uncharacterized protein LOC127765869; this encodes MASTILPDDLMPEIAVRSDIVSIVRCAATCKSLRGRILEEEFCCRHNNAATSLLRGVSYRFRCDLNTFVGVTQAASSPSSSPLPRFDAGILNTFEPMVSRDGLVVVLEDYVYAGPDRFNMCVCNTITGDVTSLPAMDPAMKVKRRLIYPPALLDVGDAGRSFELLVADNELHTQTFTFSSKDGGGGWGAARTIRMDAGHRKPSIPMPFHHVPGRRRARRALARRHGAVLGAPSPRRGHLLPARRRGVRRDDGATAGLRRQDAGLQEGQPSAHARRVAGRHGVEPGRGGARADLGVDVGGRIIGGGDDNGGEVEPAGGDHEAGDRPERGSRENVQQRLLRGVRGEERCRALALASFWARAAQPGDERGARCAPR
- the LOC127768423 gene encoding uncharacterized protein LOC127768423, translating into MSGEAESREASRQRRRRERAAAVERFVGVPLADVVRENALVHLPPAAAARLRVVHPSWASHMSSPLFAVAHAAAPRRVSGVFVPSAGFLPFDGDDDAVPSPSLSFVPASSELVVLSSSRGVACCFSPADDAYAVCNPATASWTAVPSPPWRSWPRPAIVVLFDTSAYNFRGDFTLVCPFESEPGSSGAYCFQVFTSGTGAWWVTDAMSPAEGLVAASGVAAGATAWWRTSIGTAVGYTPVTGRVDLVTCPGDSDQWEIGSAAGMLHCAVIDGGDVVVFRLHEHGIWEVTTRVAVAEILQPSQPPPPARATTSTEIVASQQHDESGAEEEEGSRAVVAAANAPLRLDDGVRLLGFQGAEVEVVVLAGRRLVAFDARTRRRREVAVPDEVDAAWDGAEHAAHINTLALIAPAALAAEPPADP